One Deinococcus grandis DNA window includes the following coding sequences:
- a CDS encoding CAP domain-containing protein, which produces MVGWRRALWAILGGAALFALGLLGIWLAGWWPGRDAARPPAPRVEAPLAPPGASAPEVPAAPEVQEPSVPTDLAGARQEPLGTVPTAPTAEEQTPGEQTPEERTPPASAQSAPDTPEPLLAPPVSASPEAAPPESARPELAGARTSPLLAGLNRVRARAGLQTVTAEAAWQAGCAGHARYLVREDRAEHRQDPASPFRSAAGEACAPGHYFVSSRAESGPERALTYWLGGAFHLPQLIDPRLTRVAAGVAHDAAGAFQSAVVLDVRRGLTGTGRYPVRYPGPGQAAPSLRAATGEWPDALAGCPAVAARGAPVALLLGPDRAGEVSGVTLRVNGQAVGACLLTASTFTGANEAETRVGRAVLAAQGAALALPDAPLPTGADVQVSFDTPRGPVAWAFRTQP; this is translated from the coding sequence ATGGTGGGTTGGAGGCGGGCCCTGTGGGCGATTCTGGGTGGCGCGGCGCTGTTCGCGCTGGGACTGCTCGGCATCTGGCTGGCCGGGTGGTGGCCGGGTCGGGATGCGGCCCGGCCACCCGCGCCGCGCGTGGAGGCACCGCTCGCGCCGCCCGGGGCGTCCGCACCGGAGGTCCCGGCCGCCCCTGAGGTTCAGGAGCCGTCCGTGCCCACGGACCTCGCCGGGGCCCGGCAGGAGCCTCTGGGCACAGTGCCCACCGCCCCGACCGCAGAGGAGCAGACGCCAGGTGAGCAGACGCCAGAGGAACGGACGCCGCCCGCCTCCGCCCAGTCGGCGCCGGACACGCCGGAACCGCTGCTCGCTCCACCAGTGTCGGCCTCACCAGAGGCGGCCCCACCGGAGTCGGCCCGACCGGAGTTGGCGGGTGCCCGGACCTCTCCCCTGCTGGCGGGCCTGAACCGGGTGCGGGCCCGCGCCGGACTTCAGACCGTGACGGCCGAGGCGGCGTGGCAGGCGGGCTGCGCGGGGCACGCGCGGTACCTCGTGCGGGAGGACCGCGCCGAGCACCGTCAGGACCCCGCCAGTCCGTTCCGGTCCGCGGCGGGCGAGGCGTGCGCGCCCGGCCATTACTTCGTGTCCAGCCGCGCGGAGTCCGGGCCCGAGCGGGCATTGACGTACTGGTTGGGGGGCGCGTTTCACCTGCCGCAGCTGATCGATCCGCGCCTGACGCGCGTGGCGGCGGGCGTGGCGCACGACGCCGCCGGGGCCTTCCAGTCGGCGGTGGTACTGGATGTCCGGCGCGGCCTGACAGGGACGGGGCGCTACCCGGTGCGGTACCCGGGGCCGGGGCAGGCGGCGCCCAGCCTGCGGGCCGCGACGGGCGAGTGGCCGGACGCGCTGGCCGGGTGCCCGGCGGTGGCGGCGCGCGGCGCTCCGGTCGCGCTGCTGCTCGGCCCGGACCGGGCGGGTGAGGTGAGCGGCGTGACGCTGCGCGTGAACGGGCAGGCGGTGGGCGCGTGTCTCCTCACGGCGTCCACCTTCACGGGGGCGAACGAGGCCGAGACGCGCGTGGGCCGAGCCGTCCTGGCCGCGCAGGGAGCGGCGCTGGCCCTGCCGGACGCGCCGCTGCCGACCGGGGCGGACGTGCAGGTCAGTTTCGACACGCCGCGCGGGCCGGTGGCGTGGGCGTTCCGCACGCAACCGTGA
- a CDS encoding molybdopterin molybdotransferase MoeA, whose protein sequence is MTAPTFPMHVSVDDARTHLSTLLPARTAETVPLAQAYGRTLAADVPALVSHPSATESALDGIAAREADTLGASPDAPARLRVIGESRAGAAFGGTVGAGECVRIYTGAPLPAGADAICPVEQLSDDGPDGVLLRRPASPADVRVEGGDFRTGEVVLHAGQLLTAPRLALAAALGHARLSVQRRLRVALLSTGDEVVPPGQPLTAGQVYDSNSVGLHAMLLEAGCEVLPLGHAPDSPQALQAAIDAAGGADVLLTSGGVSMGKYDFMRDLLVEQGRVSFWKVRMRPGGPAILGGWNGLPVFGLPGNPVSSLVVFHVIVRPALTGQPPQTLRLRAATPFRALPDKTAFWRGVIDGGQVRDYGQQGSGILRSLSDAGALVIVPEGQPVQPGDDVDVILL, encoded by the coding sequence ATGACCGCCCCGACCTTCCCCATGCACGTCAGCGTGGACGACGCCCGCACCCACCTGAGCACCCTGCTGCCCGCCCGGACGGCCGAGACGGTGCCCCTCGCGCAGGCGTACGGCCGCACCCTGGCCGCGGACGTGCCCGCGCTGGTCAGCCACCCCAGCGCCACCGAGAGCGCCCTGGACGGCATCGCCGCCCGCGAGGCCGACACGCTGGGCGCCTCCCCGGACGCCCCGGCACGCCTGCGCGTGATCGGCGAGAGCCGCGCCGGGGCCGCGTTCGGCGGCACGGTCGGGGCGGGCGAGTGCGTGCGGATCTACACCGGCGCGCCCCTCCCGGCGGGCGCGGACGCCATCTGCCCGGTCGAACAGCTGAGCGACGACGGCCCGGACGGGGTGCTCCTGCGCCGCCCTGCAAGTCCCGCCGACGTCCGCGTTGAAGGCGGCGACTTCCGCACGGGCGAGGTCGTCCTGCACGCCGGGCAGCTCCTCACGGCCCCCCGGCTGGCGCTGGCGGCGGCCCTCGGGCACGCGCGGCTGAGCGTGCAGCGCCGCCTGCGGGTCGCGCTGCTCTCCACCGGGGACGAGGTCGTCCCGCCCGGCCAGCCCCTGACCGCCGGGCAGGTGTACGACAGCAACAGCGTCGGCCTGCACGCCATGCTGCTCGAAGCCGGGTGCGAGGTCCTCCCGCTCGGCCACGCGCCCGACAGCCCGCAGGCGCTCCAGGCGGCCATCGACGCGGCGGGCGGCGCGGACGTCCTCCTGACCAGCGGCGGCGTCAGCATGGGCAAGTACGACTTCATGCGGGACCTGCTGGTCGAACAGGGCCGCGTGAGCTTCTGGAAGGTCCGCATGCGCCCCGGCGGCCCCGCCATCCTGGGCGGCTGGAACGGCCTCCCCGTGTTCGGCCTGCCCGGCAACCCGGTCAGCAGCCTCGTGGTGTTCCACGTGATCGTGCGGCCCGCCCTGACCGGCCAGCCCCCCCAGACGCTGCGCCTGCGCGCCGCCACGCCCTTCCGCGCCCTGCCCGACAAGACCGCGTTCTGGCGCGGCGTGATCGACGGCGGGCAGGTCCGCGACTACGGCCAGCAGGGCAGCGGCATCCTGCGCTCGCTGAGCGACGCGGGCGCCCTGGTCATCGTCCCCGAAGGACAGCCCGTGCAGCCCGGAGACGACGTGGACGTGATCCTGCTGTAA